Genomic window (Drosophila willistoni isolate 14030-0811.24 chromosome 2L unlocalized genomic scaffold, UCI_dwil_1.1 Seg196, whole genome shotgun sequence):
caaaaaagaaagaggaaacagcaaaaaaaagaaaaaaaaaacgtacaTGAAAACGTGGCAAAAGTTGATTTGAGGCCTCCTCTTCTATCCCAGTGGGTGGGCAACGGCCATGCCGACACGCACATAACTCAGTCTCAGGAGTAAATTTCTTTCttccatcacacacacacacacacacacacataccaactctctctctctctccctttctttGGGTGTGTGCGttgcacaaaacaaaaaagaagaaaaaacacaactaGCGGGAGACGAAGATGAAGACAAAGAGATGCAGCAGACGAGCAAAACAAAGTCAACGATAAGACAGGCGACTAAACGATGCTGCCTGACCGAGCAGAGGCGTCGCTTATAAGAGggatttgctgctgctgctgctgcactcTCCCCTAATTCGTATCGTATAAGATTCTACCctctgctgcagctgctgcctCCCTTTGCTGCTGTTTgccattttataaaaatatttgataagACTCGAGCAgaggcagcggcagcggcagagGCAGCTGCAGCGTCTaacaaagaacaacaacaagatttatataaatttatttcaagtctataaatatgcatatatatttactataACTAAATGAGATTTTTATAGAGGTGATTCAACTTACACCCACATTTATGCCAGAGCTCAGATGCTGGGCAATGCGATTTAGAAATTTCCTGAAGGACGAACGACGTAGAGCACGTGACCGTTTctggttattgttgttgttgttgctgctgctgttagtagtagtagtagtattGCTgcttgtattattattattgttgttgttgctgttgctggtggtgaCTCTTTCGGAGGCTGCTTCATAGCTATTGAGAGACACAATGCTGCCACTGCGACCACGTCCGCCACTGACGCAAAAAGAAATGGCTGAATTGCTGCCATTATTATCCTTGCCGGCTGCAGCGACTCCTCCACCAGgcccacctcctcctcctcctcctcccacTCCTCCAACACCCTGTGCTGTGGTCTTGAATTTGCGGGACCAACGAAATGGATTGCGTGGCATTGAGAAGGCTCGGCGTATTTTTTTGGCGGCATTTGTGGCCAATGTGGAGGCCTGTGTGGCAGGAATGATTAAAACCTCTGACGTCGGCGCTGGCGCTGGTGCGGGCGCCGTCGTTGTCGACTGCGACTGCGAAGTGTGGGTGGTGCTGGCGTCGGCATCGccttcattttgttgttgctggtgctgctgctcttTTGTTGTGCCCATATTCTtgcgctctctctctcgctctttctctcaGTATTCGTCAcatataacaacaaaaaaaaaaggaggaaaatTGCACTGTAAACTAACTAAACTAATTCCTTTTAATTGACGCCTTTTTTCAGCAGTGATTGATGATTCTTatttttcacaaaattttctttttaaagcACTTTAATTTCTCATTAATATTCTGATTTTTTCGCTTTGCTtctctgcttcttcttcttcctccttTCTGGTTGACCCAATACTttcactttttgttgttgttgttgttgctgccgccGCAATttctatgtatattttttttctttcctcttCTCGTTTCGAAACTGTAGCACTTTGCGGGTTTTTAGTTAATATTAGTTACTAACGCGGATGCCGTCGATTTTACACTTGGTTTTACGTTTTCGCGTTTGCAATACGCGTTGCAGTGATTTATGCGGTTTTCACTGTGCGACTTTTGTACAATCGAATTTATGTAGATTTTTTCTCGGCTCTAGATGCACGCTCCTTCTTTCAGTTAACAAAATATCTaatgttttaaacaaattcgACATCCGCCCGCACAACCTTTCTCTGttacaaaacaacaacaacaaaccgaTAGATCGATATTTCTCATCGGTTTTATCGAGTGGAGCCACACTCTCTCTGGATGAAAATAGTGGGATTTTTAACTGATCGGTTATCGACTATcgaaatacataaatatgggGGATAGTGCTGTGTTGTCAGTGTGACCAAACATTTGGGTTTGTGAGTGTATTTTGGCGCAAAAATCGTTGGCAAATTTCTGCACAAATGAATTATTTTCCACATTACTACTCCATCGAGGACATTTTTGTGACGCAGGAAAAGGTGGAGTGCAGGGTTAACACAAGGCTGCAGCGAATGGGATTCTTGGATGCGGGGGACTCGCAAACTGACCACTTGGAACCGGGACGCATTGTCAACTTGCCTCTCTGGTACATTAAAGAGCTAAAGGTAAACAATGCTTATTTCACCGTTTGCATTCCGGAAATCTACAAAAATGTTCACAAGGCCGTCTGCGAGGCAGAAACAACACACATTGAATTAGGGCGCTTACATCCTTATTTCTATGAATTCGGCCGCTATTTGACACCCTATGATAGCAATCATGTCATAGGGCGAATAATCTTCGAGACACTGCGTCAACGAGTGCGTCATCTGCTGGACATATCAAAGAATGATGACCAGAGCAGGATCAGCAAGACGGAACATCGACTGGATAACGTTGAGGCCAATCTTCATATAGCGGGTATGAAAACTAATGCGCAGTATGTCAAATGGCTGCAGATGTCCAACAATAACATTTGCATCTCTGAATTGGTGGAGGAGCATCAGAGGAAACGTTTGCGGGTCGATCTTAGCGATAAACAAATAGAAAGCTCACCTCCGTAAGGActtcttatatatattaaaggtaatgaaatatattttaagttacaattttatggaaatttaattgacaaacattaaaaaaacaatacaaataaagCATAAGGGGGTTTGCCATTACAAGGACCCATTTtggatttattatttaaactCAAAATTCAGGTACGTAAATTGGGAAACTGTGCTACCggtaaaaatttgttttagttttgctTCAAAACTGTTGCATATTTTCGAGCTCTTGTTTGGTTCACTAGCACTGCCCAGATGGCGGCAGTGGGCAAAATGTAGATAGCTAACTACACAAAGAAAATGCCAACAGCTTGAACTCAGAGGCGCCATAAACAcacaatataaaaaatacgTTTAATAGTAATAGACAATTGCTACCCATTAaagaattttacattttgttgaTGTCTAAGCAAAGAAAATTAAGTGAATTAGAAAAAACTGtgacacaaaacaaaagaaacacaacCATTAGGAAAATGGCATGGAACACATGAATCCAGTGCCCTTTCCCAAGAGTCGTGCAgtgtttttttctaaaaattgaAGTATCTTGAAATTGCAGCATTGCCATCACTTGATATCCCTCCTTACAGTTCATCTGCCTCATATTCTCAACTCGTAAAAACTTTTTAGTATTCATGGTTTCAGCATTAACGATGCCAATTATGGcagcattttattttgttttactttattAGCTTTAAGCAGAGCAGGCCCCTTCCCTCAACTCCCCTTTAAGCCGTAGTACCGCGGCGTCAAAGATGCCACGCCCAAAATAGAAGAacagacgaaaaaaaaaatgggagcAATGGCTCcaagaaaatttaaaccaaTCAGCAAGCGACGCTCAAAGAGTCTGCGCAGACcagagaacgagagagagagagtgatagtgagggggggagtgtgagtgagagagagttGCTTGCTCTCAAAATAACGGAAGCTGTTTGCAGTTGATGAAGTTGGTTTTTGGGGGAAAAGGAAGGCAATAaaaatggctgctgctgccgtcgccgtcgtcgcTTTTGGCGTTAACGTTGGCGCTGACGTCGCCAATATCGTCTAAAAGTCACAATTATGGCCACTCATTCATTGCGGTGTTGGATGATGCAAAACAACCTCTAGGTAAACGCTTTGGCAGTGTCTCCCCGCCCCCGCGCTCCAGTTCACTCGGGGGAAGCAGAGGAGTCTAAAAAGATTCCCCTAGCAGCGTTTCTGATGAGTGAACAGCAATTAGAGCAAGGAGGGAGGCCTCGTCTCGGCACAGTGTTTGACTTTATTGGAAGTTTATTGTGTGGAATGTTCGTCCTATTTATTTCCCCCCCACCCCCCACTCCACCCTCCTCATGTTGTTGCAGACAAAAATCCTCTACCCCTACCCCTGACCCTCCTGTAATTGTTTTGCTCTGGTTTGCGAGGGTGTAAAATCCAGAAGGGTGAGAGACAGATGGAATGGTAGGGGGGGGATTCACCCGCTGACATTAATTGGTTGTGTACGAGCCAATTTGGTGTAAAAGGCGCAAATTGATTGCCTTGCGGTTTTAATCGATGCGCATTCATTCCAAATCACGCACATTTATCACTCACCCGTTCCATGTACCCCCCCGtgcacccacccacacacacaccgacacTTAGATCTTCTCGGCTCTTGGTTCCCGGGAAGATGCGCCACATCTGCGCTCTTTATAATTGCCAGCAATTGGCCTTTGGGTGAGTAATTAACGCTGCTTCCTCTGTCATCCTCTGTCCATACGCTGTCCCTCGCTAAGCCAGGACAATGGATTTCctcttttgttttcgtttttttaagcattttttCCTTCTACCCCGTTATATAACCGGACCTAACTCCTCGCTAAGTTGCGTATTTATTGCGAAACATTTGCTCCTTTCGTCCTCTACCTGGACAATTGTtgaatgtttgttttttacgCGGAAGTTCGGAAGGATTTCTTGTTCATTTTTTAGCCAACGGATTGGCAAGAGGTAAAAAGGATACGCGAATTTCTAGGAATGTAAGCAAAAGGGAAGAGAAAACGAAACGCATAGGGTTATGAAATTTTACGCAAGCAGCTACAACTCCTGACTAATGtcctttttgccttttggcCAAGGTCCTGGCAGACAAAAGGGTTTCTGCAAAAGTGTTTATAGCGAATTGTCTATCCTTCTCAGCCAGCAGGACTTCATAATTACACGCAATCAATGCATAAtctttgccaaaaaaaaacaagaaacaaaagatcaaaacaatatttcttttctgttttttttttttcgtttctctgACTTTGTGACTTTTCGTCCTTGGTTGAGCAGATTTTGGGACAGGTATGGGTAAAAGGATTTGCTTCGCACGCCCCCAAGTTGCAGTTAATTGTCAGA
Coding sequences:
- the LOC6640117 gene encoding DNA replication complex GINS protein PSF3, producing the protein MNYFPHYYSIEDIFVTQEKVECRVNTRLQRMGFLDAGDSQTDHLEPGRIVNLPLWYIKELKVNNAYFTVCIPEIYKNVHKAVCEAETTHIELGRLHPYFYEFGRYLTPYDSNHVIGRIIFETLRQRVRHLLDISKNDDQSRISKTEHRLDNVEANLHIAGMKTNAQYVKWLQMSNNNICISELVEEHQRKRLRVDLSDKQIESSPP